A window of Deinococcus cellulosilyticus NBRC 106333 = KACC 11606 genomic DNA:
GTGGGTGTGTCCACCGGGATGTTCTACACCCCCGTGGGCGGAGACATCCTCTTTGTGGAAACCAGTGTGATGCCCGGCAAAGGCAACCTCGTGCTCACCGGTCAACTCGGCGACGTGATGAAGGAAAGCGCCCGCGCAGCCCTCAGTTACGCCAAGCAGAACAGCAACCGTTTCCACATCACCCAGGAGAAACTCGACAACTCTGAAATCCACGTGCACGTGCCTGCCGGAGCCATCCCCAAAGAAGGCCCCAGTGCCGGGGTGGCGATGGTGACCAGTCTGGTCAGTGCCCTCACTGGCATTCCTGCCCGCAGAGACGTGGCCATGACCGGAGAAATCACCCTCACCGGACGGGTGCTCCCCATCGGTGGTCTGAAGGAAAAAGTGCTGGGTGCCCGGCGTGCAGGCATCAAACACATCGTGCTGCCCAAGATGAACGAGCGGGACATCAATGACATTCCTGCAAACCTGCGGGCCAGCATTGAATTCCACCCCTGTGAGAACCTCGATCAGGTGCTCGATGTGGCCCTGGTGGGTGGCCTCAAAGCCCTCGAAGGCAAAACCACCCCCAGCAAAAAGAAAACCAAAAGGGACCAGAGCGCCAGCGCATAACGATTAAAGGGGTGAGGGGAATTCCTCACCCTTCTTTTTGCAGGAATGTGAAACACTGGAATCAAAGGGACCACACTCCAAACTCTTTGCACACAAACCACAACTGTGAGATCAGGCTCGGGGAGAAGTCCTGCTGGTGACCGTGCACCCGATGCACACCAGAACACGCTGGAGAAACCAGCAGGGGAGCGATTCTCACGCAGGAGGTTCTCACTTATGGAATTGACTTTTTTGGTGGCCAACCCCTACCTGCAGGGCGACTACTTCCAGGAGAGCGTCATCCTGGTGCTGGAACACGATGAGAAAGGGGCCCTCGGCCTGATCGTCAACCAGGAAAGCACCGCCCGAATTGCAGACGTGGTGGAGGGCGGCACCTCAAATGACCCGGTCCTGCTCGGTGGCCCCGTGGACCAGAAATTCGGCTGGTGCATCTACCGCTACCCCACCGGCATGGAAGGGGAAATCAAACTCGGGGGCACCACCTGCGTGTCCACCAGTTACCTGATCCTGCAGCACCTCATGCAGAGCGTGGGGTCCGAATACCACCTGATCATGGGCTATTCGGGCTGGGGTACAGGACAACTCGAAAAAGAATGCCAGGAAGGCACCTGGCTGTGGGTCCACATGGACGACAGCCTGATTTTCGACACTCCCGTCGAGGAGCGCTGGAGCAAAGCGATTGCCTCACTGGGAATCGTGCCAGCGCAGATCATGCCCGGGGGGGCGAAAGCGTGAAAGCCGAGGGCCCAGAGCCGAGGGCCGAGAGCTGAACTGGGAGCTTAAGCAAATGCTTACGGACAGGGGATTTTCCCCTGTTTTTGTTGTTTGGGGAGTTTGTTGTGATTTTGCAGATTGGAGCTCTGGATTTTTTCACCGGGCGGTTCTTTACATGGCTTTGGCATCAGCAATTTTGACCTGCTCTCGGCCCTCGGCTTCTTTGTGCAACTTTTCCCCCCACATTCACGTATGCTTGAAATAACGGACGACTTATGCGATGCATCACTTGTGGACATACCTACCCCGATGACAAACCGTTCTGCCCGGTGTGCGGCACGCCCAATCCGAATGTTGGGCAGGCGCGGTTTCTGACTTCAGAATTGAGTGCTGGAACGCTGCTGCAGGGCAAATACCGGATCGACAAAGTGCTTGGTCAGGGTGGGTTTGGGATCACCTACGCTGCAACGCACACGGTCCTGAATTCCAAAGTGGCGATCAAAGAACTCTTCCCGGAAGGCACGGCCCGTCAGGGCACCACCGTGGCCCCTCCTGGCACACTGGGCGGTGGAGGCTGGCAGGAACTCAAGAAGAGTTTCATTCTGGAAGCCCAGACGGTGGCCCGCTTCAACCATCCGGCCATTGTGCGGGTGATGGACATCTTCGAGGAGAATGGCACCGCTTACCTGGTGATGGAGTACCTCGAAGGACAGCCACTTGGAAAACTGCTGGAAAGTGGTCCGGCCAATGTGGGCCTGATCGAAAAAATTGCCAGGGATGTGGCCGAGGCCCTGAAAGTGGTGCACGGCAATGGACTTTTGCACCGCGACATCAAACCGGACAACATCTACCTCGAAAAAACAGGAAGGGTGGTGCTGATTGATTTCGGTTCTGCCCGGAACTTTGCTTCAGGACAATCCAGCAGGCACACCCGACTGGTGACCCCTGGATATGCACCGCTGGAGCAGTACGCCACCCAGGCCACCCTCGGTCCCTACACCGACGTCTATGCTCTCGGAGCGACCCTGCACCACGCCCTGACTGGGCAGCAACCTCCAGATGCCGTGTCCAGAACCACAGGGGCACAGCTTGCCCCCATTCCGGCCAGCACCCCCAAACACCTCAGGGATGCTGTGGATGCCTCCATGCAGGTGGAGGTCACCAAACGCCCCCAGACGGCAGATGCTTTTCTGGCGATTCTGGGCAACAAGGCTGCAGTCAAACCTCAGCCTGCACCTTCCAACACCCAGCAAGCCCCAAAACCAGCCCCGCAGCCATCTCCACAACCAAAACCCCAGCCTGCGCCTCAACCTGCTCCAAAACCTGCCCCTCAACCCAGGCCCACTCCACAACCCAGACCGCAACCTGCCCCTCCAGCCCGCAAGAACATGGGGTGTGTGGGCTGTCTGGCCTGGGTCGGTGGCCTGACGCTGGTGGGGGTGGGAGTTGCTGCCTATTTCCTCTATCCTTCTCTTCAGGAGGAGTGGCAGAAGCAGGTGAATCCTCCTGCTCAAACGCAAACCCAGCCTGAAACACAACCTGAAACCCAGCCAGAGACAACATCTCAACCTGAAACGCCAACCACACCACCTCAGGCATCTTTGCCTGCAGCCCCTTCTGTGGACCGTTCCAGAATTCCTGACCGTGTTCCCACAGTCCAGGATTACCGTCTGGTGTCCCAACCTGTGGCTTCCCAGCAAGAGACGGATGCTCTGGTCAGCCGTATCGCGGATTTTGGTTACCCTGTCTACCAGCAGGTCGATTCAGCAGGAACCGTGCTGGTGGTGGGACCATTTGCAAGTCAGGAGGATGCCGACCTTGTATTGCAGGACCTGCAAGCCCTGAACACCACCCTGGCTGTGCAACAACCTGCCGCACCACCCACACAGCCTGCTCAGCCCACCCCTGCACCTTCAGACCTGGGCACCGATCCCATCACGGATCTGCCCGATGGGGAACGCAAAAACATCCTGCAGGCTTACAGGGAAGGGAATTACAGTGATGCCGTCAAGCTGGCAGATGCCTGGATCCCTGGTCACAAAACGGATGCCCTGGTGCGCCTGACCCGATGGAATGCAGCGCGACAGCTCAAAAACATCGACACCATCACCATTGGGGTCAGTGTGCCCACCAGTGGCGAGAACGTGCAGGTTTCTGAAGCTGTCCTGCAGGGTGTCACGCTGGCCCTTTCAGAAGCCACCACACCCCCTCCGGTGCTGGTCAGCATCCTGAACGACCACTATGATGCCAACGCCGCCAGAACTGTGGCTGAGGAATTTGCTGCAGATGCTGCAGTGGTGGGTGTGATTGGTCCTGTGAGTTCTGGTCAGGGCCTGAATGCTGCGCCCACCTTTGCCACCAACACCCTGGCCCACCTCCTGCCCACAGCCACCGATGACCGTCTGGTGGGCATCGGAGATTACACCTACCGCATGGCTCCCACCAACACCCAGCAGGCCCAGGCCATGGCCGAACTGATGGAAAAAGAGGGTCGCCAGAGCGTGCTGGTTTACTACAACCCCGAAAATGCTTACTCCAACAGCCTGCATGAGGCCTTCATTGCCAGTGCAGGAGAGAAGAACATCAACGTCTGGTCCGTGGAATACCCTGCCAACGGCCTGCCGTCCACACTGATTCCAGAAGGCAGCACTGCAGACAGTGTCTTCATTGCTGGAGGATTCGGAGATGTGGCCCGCATTGCAAAAGCCCTCAGAGGCGAGGACATCAAGTATCCGCTGTACGCAGGCGACTCCGCCTACAGCCAGAAGCTGCTGCAGGAAGCCCGCACACAGGTGGAAAGCATCAAGATCCTCAGTTTCTACCACTTCAGTGACAAGAGCAC
This region includes:
- a CDS encoding protein kinase domain-containing protein, which codes for MSAGTLLQGKYRIDKVLGQGGFGITYAATHTVLNSKVAIKELFPEGTARQGTTVAPPGTLGGGGWQELKKSFILEAQTVARFNHPAIVRVMDIFEENGTAYLVMEYLEGQPLGKLLESGPANVGLIEKIARDVAEALKVVHGNGLLHRDIKPDNIYLEKTGRVVLIDFGSARNFASGQSSRHTRLVTPGYAPLEQYATQATLGPYTDVYALGATLHHALTGQQPPDAVSRTTGAQLAPIPASTPKHLRDAVDASMQVEVTKRPQTADAFLAILGNKAAVKPQPAPSNTQQAPKPAPQPSPQPKPQPAPQPAPKPAPQPRPTPQPRPQPAPPARKNMGCVGCLAWVGGLTLVGVGVAAYFLYPSLQEEWQKQVNPPAQTQTQPETQPETQPETTSQPETPTTPPQASLPAAPSVDRSRIPDRVPTVQDYRLVSQPVASQQETDALVSRIADFGYPVYQQVDSAGTVLVVGPFASQEDADLVLQDLQALNTTLAVQQPAAPPTQPAQPTPAPSDLGTDPITDLPDGERKNILQAYREGNYSDAVKLADAWIPGHKTDALVRLTRWNAARQLKNIDTITIGVSVPTSGENVQVSEAVLQGVTLALSEATTPPPVLVSILNDHYDANAARTVAEEFAADAAVVGVIGPVSSGQGLNAAPTFATNTLAHLLPTATDDRLVGIGDYTYRMAPTNTQQAQAMAELMEKEGRQSVLVYYNPENAYSNSLHEAFIASAGEKNINVWSVEYPANGLPSTLIPEGSTADSVFIAGGFGDVARIAKALRGEDIKYPLYAGDSAYSQKLLQEARTQVESIKILSFYHFSDKSTSSVKFRDKFRKTFGGADPNARAMQAYDSMKLLLAALAYNQKKNSGALPSREDMQAALQTYKGGNALSGVTSSIRFDAEQGILNRPFVILQVKNGQFTSIGRVSANSGGTQ
- a CDS encoding YqgE/AlgH family protein → MELTFLVANPYLQGDYFQESVILVLEHDEKGALGLIVNQESTARIADVVEGGTSNDPVLLGGPVDQKFGWCIYRYPTGMEGEIKLGGTTCVSTSYLILQHLMQSVGSEYHLIMGYSGWGTGQLEKECQEGTWLWVHMDDSLIFDTPVEERWSKAIASLGIVPAQIMPGGAKA